From Eleftheria terrae, the proteins below share one genomic window:
- a CDS encoding serine aminopeptidase domain-containing protein, with translation MTEETIVFGPEQNLVGTFTAPRPGPAVRDDVMVLLSNAGVIPRIGPHRINVKLARHFATLGVTTFRFDTNGLGDSGRSASTLPVAEQFVADTRAAMDAAEARHGRRNFYMIGMCSGADIGHLTALEDARLKGVVLFDAYVYPTWKTGALRLLHRARNLGARGIARKLATRAAALLPGRRAAGAAAGLPAPAPRVAASVGIFGRSSVPAPAVFAERIHRLLARRVELFFIFSGGEPGAYNYRRQFHDSFQRFGFVDKVAYEWLPECDHVLTLPTSQQRFLETVSRWLQDRALAEGR, from the coding sequence ATGACAGAAGAAACCATCGTCTTCGGGCCAGAACAGAACCTTGTCGGCACCTTCACCGCCCCCCGTCCCGGCCCGGCCGTCCGCGATGACGTGATGGTGTTGCTCAGCAATGCGGGCGTGATCCCGCGCATCGGGCCGCACCGCATCAACGTCAAGCTGGCCCGGCACTTCGCCACGCTGGGGGTGACGACCTTCCGCTTCGACACCAACGGCCTGGGCGACAGCGGGCGCTCTGCCTCCACCCTGCCGGTGGCCGAGCAGTTCGTCGCCGACACGCGTGCCGCCATGGATGCCGCCGAGGCCCGGCACGGTCGCCGCAATTTCTACATGATCGGCATGTGCTCGGGCGCCGACATCGGCCACCTCACCGCACTGGAAGACGCGCGGCTCAAGGGCGTGGTGCTGTTCGACGCCTATGTCTACCCAACCTGGAAGACCGGCGCGCTGCGCCTGCTGCACCGCGCCCGCAACCTGGGCGCGCGCGGCATCGCGCGCAAGCTGGCGACGCGCGCCGCCGCGCTGCTGCCGGGCCGGCGTGCCGCGGGCGCGGCCGCCGGCCTGCCGGCGCCTGCCCCTCGCGTGGCCGCCTCGGTGGGCATCTTCGGCCGCTCCAGCGTGCCCGCGCCGGCGGTCTTTGCCGAGCGCATCCATCGGCTGCTGGCCCGGCGGGTCGAGCTGTTCTTCATCTTCTCCGGCGGCGAGCCGGGCGCCTACAACTACCGCCGCCAGTTCCACGACAGCTTCCAGCGCTTCGGCTTCGTCGACAAGGTCGCCTATGAATGGCTGCCCGAGTGCGACCATGTGCTCACGCTGCCGACATCGCAGCAACGCTTCCTGGAGACGGTGAGCCGCTGGCTGCAGGACAGGGCACTGGCCGAGGGCCGGTGA
- a CDS encoding helix-turn-helix domain-containing protein translates to MSRMVRRLPGTVLNDVDMAPGDVPPSQRAATDTGRPLLYCPDMPAPAAAPAPIDRLWAPRLSLSACIRAIMARDTRGAALQPEQRLNYFPATPLCSIAWTLHGSTERVLGPFPQREARLDDPREPVVARVVLTGPFNQPSVSWNPGPLHGMMLLLMPDALQSMTGLDPAIFVNRIVDANGVLPPDWCAMCEAVATATDDATRVRLIEDFLEPRWQAVRPRHGLDGHRYQDWAQGLAMRAAQSAAGRSLRQVERRIKQWAGQPMRELQGIGRIERAFFEVMAAEAEDRLHWAELAADCGYADQSHLSRVTRRMTGFSPEELRRRIHGEAAFWAYRLWQ, encoded by the coding sequence ATGTCGCGGATGGTGCGACGCCTGCCGGGCACCGTATTGAACGATGTCGACATGGCGCCCGGCGATGTGCCGCCCAGCCAGCGCGCCGCGACCGACACCGGCCGCCCGCTCCTATACTGCCCGGATATGCCTGCCCCCGCCGCTGCGCCGGCCCCGATCGACCGCCTCTGGGCACCGCGCCTGTCGCTGAGCGCCTGCATCCGCGCCATCATGGCGCGCGACACGCGCGGCGCGGCGCTGCAGCCCGAGCAGCGGCTGAACTACTTTCCCGCCACGCCGCTGTGCTCCATCGCCTGGACGTTGCACGGCAGCACCGAGCGGGTGCTTGGCCCGTTCCCCCAGCGCGAGGCCCGCCTCGACGACCCGCGCGAGCCGGTCGTCGCCCGCGTGGTGCTGACCGGGCCGTTCAATCAGCCCTCGGTGAGCTGGAACCCCGGGCCCTTGCACGGGATGATGCTGCTGCTGATGCCCGATGCGCTGCAGTCCATGACCGGCCTCGACCCGGCCATCTTCGTCAACCGCATCGTCGATGCGAACGGGGTGCTGCCGCCCGACTGGTGTGCCATGTGCGAGGCGGTGGCGACCGCCACCGACGACGCAACCCGGGTGCGCCTCATCGAGGACTTCCTGGAGCCACGCTGGCAGGCCGTGCGGCCCAGGCACGGCCTGGACGGCCACCGCTACCAGGACTGGGCGCAGGGCTTGGCCATGCGTGCCGCGCAGAGCGCTGCCGGCCGCAGCCTGCGGCAGGTGGAGCGCCGCATCAAGCAATGGGCCGGCCAGCCGATGCGGGAACTGCAAGGCATCGGCCGCATCGAGCGGGCGTTCTTCGAGGTCATGGCCGCCGAGGCGGAGGACCGGCTGCACTGGGCCGAACTGGCAGCGGACTGCGGCTATGCCGACCAGTCCCACCTCAGCCGCGTGACGCGGCGCATGACCGGTTTCTCCCCAGAGGAACTGCGGCGGCGCATCCACGGCGAGGCCGCCTTCTGGGCCTACCGGCTCTGGCAATGA
- a CDS encoding 4'-phosphopantetheinyl transferase family protein, whose product MMDLSDRLGWPPLRLWLAPLDAWPDATRQQVLSDEERARAARFVFERDQRRFTAAHCLLRERLAQASGLPPAALRFQQGPHGKPYLLDAPGLSFNLSHSGDWAAVVVAPGGEVGVDVEVIRTMSDVVALTRGNFTPQENDELLALPEAEREAAFLCGWTRKEACLKALGSGLSLPAASFHAGLAPTTTRVEMPGRDGPFAVELRSLQHGGVAMLSVAWQSTP is encoded by the coding sequence ATGATGGACTTGAGCGATCGCCTCGGCTGGCCGCCGCTGCGACTCTGGTTGGCGCCGCTGGACGCCTGGCCCGATGCGACCCGGCAGCAGGTGCTGTCCGACGAGGAACGCGCCCGCGCCGCCCGTTTCGTCTTCGAGCGCGACCAGCGCCGCTTCACCGCTGCGCACTGCCTGCTGCGCGAGCGGCTGGCCCAGGCCAGCGGCCTGCCGCCTGCGGCACTGCGCTTTCAGCAGGGCCCGCACGGCAAGCCCTACCTGCTGGACGCCCCCGGGCTCAGCTTCAACCTCAGCCACAGCGGCGACTGGGCCGCGGTGGTGGTGGCGCCGGGCGGCGAAGTCGGCGTGGATGTCGAGGTGATCCGTACGATGTCGGATGTGGTGGCCCTGACGCGCGGCAACTTCACGCCGCAGGAGAACGATGAACTGCTGGCCTTGCCCGAGGCCGAGCGTGAAGCCGCCTTCCTGTGTGGATGGACCCGCAAGGAAGCCTGCCTCAAGGCCCTGGGCAGCGGCCTGAGCCTGCCGGCCGCCAGCTTCCATGCCGGCCTGGCGCCGACCACCACCCGGGTCGAGATGCCGGGCCGCGACGGCCCGTTTGCAGTCGAGCTGCGATCGCTGCAGCACGGCGGCGTGGCGATGCTGTCGGTGGCATGGCAGTCCACCCCCTGA
- a CDS encoding lipopolysaccharide biosynthesis protein encodes MSDRFGSKAVFRSALLITGSTYVAYAAGLLTNTVIARSLGPADFGRYSYLIWLSGLLVVFMNNGLTTSAIRFVSECVGRGEADAARKLHRWFSARQWAAVLGVAAVFLAVLPWLKPAGWDGNLMVFAALALTAAVARAWYLFGVSVAKGHGLFGLEAGSVSLLAVASMVAAVGAMFAGAGLMGFLVIFVLHSLAHPVVIAIWSRKAGVASAAGASDPALLQRVRPHLYWTVVLTFAAALSNKSFETYLLNSMVGAEAVGFFTIAAALTRGGVDLLSSGLTSILMPTMAHAYGAGGVDRVSRITSDAARYFQYLGLLLAGVGAFWAAPVISIMYGPAYHQAAFLLQVMVVVGGLTLTQGTFGALLSTTDNQRVRAGVSVFSVAFSAVAALLLVPRFGILGAVAAHAVSSLVVLAVVAGFVVVTLKIRLPFADLGRMFLAAGCALAVAAPVALAWHGPLGQGLAGVVYGLAYLASSLLLRVWYARDLEVIGSAARRFSFLAGVPAWLDRWTRPA; translated from the coding sequence ATGAGTGACCGCTTCGGCAGCAAAGCGGTGTTCCGCTCGGCCCTGTTGATCACCGGGTCCACCTACGTGGCCTATGCAGCGGGCTTGTTGACCAACACCGTCATCGCACGCAGCCTGGGCCCGGCCGACTTCGGCCGCTATTCCTATCTCATCTGGCTGTCGGGCCTGCTGGTCGTGTTCATGAACAACGGCCTCACCACCTCCGCCATCCGCTTCGTCTCCGAATGCGTCGGCCGCGGCGAGGCCGACGCCGCGCGCAAGCTGCACCGCTGGTTCAGCGCACGGCAGTGGGCCGCGGTGCTTGGCGTGGCGGCCGTCTTCCTCGCGGTGCTGCCCTGGCTCAAGCCGGCCGGCTGGGACGGCAACCTGATGGTGTTCGCCGCGCTGGCGCTCACTGCGGCGGTGGCGCGCGCCTGGTACTTGTTCGGCGTGTCGGTGGCAAAGGGCCACGGGCTGTTTGGCCTTGAAGCGGGCAGCGTGAGCCTGCTGGCGGTGGCGAGCATGGTGGCCGCCGTCGGCGCCATGTTCGCAGGCGCCGGGCTGATGGGCTTTCTCGTCATCTTCGTGCTGCACAGCCTGGCGCATCCGGTGGTGATTGCCATCTGGTCGCGCAAGGCCGGCGTGGCAAGCGCCGCTGGTGCCAGCGATCCGGCACTGCTGCAGCGGGTGCGGCCGCACCTCTACTGGACGGTGGTGCTGACCTTCGCCGCGGCGCTCAGCAACAAGTCCTTCGAGACCTACCTGCTGAACTCCATGGTCGGGGCCGAGGCGGTCGGCTTCTTCACCATCGCAGCCGCACTGACCCGCGGCGGGGTGGACCTGCTGTCCTCCGGCCTCACCTCCATCCTGATGCCGACCATGGCGCATGCCTACGGCGCTGGCGGCGTGGACCGGGTCAGCCGCATCACCTCGGACGCCGCCCGCTACTTCCAGTACCTCGGCCTGTTGCTGGCCGGCGTGGGGGCCTTCTGGGCCGCGCCGGTGATCTCCATCATGTACGGGCCGGCCTACCATCAGGCCGCCTTCCTGCTGCAAGTCATGGTCGTGGTGGGCGGGCTCACCCTCACCCAGGGCACCTTCGGCGCCCTCCTCTCGACCACCGACAACCAGCGCGTGCGGGCCGGGGTGTCGGTGTTCTCGGTGGCCTTCAGCGCGGTGGCCGCCCTGTTGCTGGTGCCGCGCTTCGGCATCCTCGGTGCCGTGGCGGCGCATGCGGTCTCCAGCCTGGTGGTGCTGGCGGTGGTGGCCGGCTTTGTGGTGGTCACCCTGAAGATCCGGCTGCCCTTTGCCGACCTGGGGCGCATGTTCCTGGCCGCCGGCTGTGCACTGGCCGTCGCGGCGCCGGTGGCCTTGGCCTGGCACGGCCCGCTGGGACAGGGCCTGGCCGGCGTGGTCTACGGCCTGGCTTACCTGGCCAGCTCGCTGCTGCTGCGCGTCTGGTATGCGCGCGACCTGGAAGTGATCGGTTCAGCCGCACGGCGCTTCTCCTTCCTGGCCGGCGTGCCAGCCTGGCTGGACCGCTGGACGCGCCCGGCCTGA
- a CDS encoding cytochrome P450: MNAHLDTPPDDCAPGRLRPHVHPGGLPPGPPTRWWGLPLLRAMRADYLGFTRRLQERYGDTVAMRLGHERTLDLFSPEAVRELLVDHAAHLVRWERGIEVFEQVFGRSVLVTEGAAWQRQRRMLQPAFTPRKVAAQAGLMVAAIAPALEQALPAGPTGGLVDMEALFQGLAMDVILRTLFSRSAAEDIRGAAEATQALSRVAMQEMFMPMTLPDWLPLPGKAEKRRALRRLRELVGRHVRDRRAAIAAGRPVPQDDLLALLLNLRDTEGPQATGGSLSDQEVFDQCMVSFQAGHETTATALLWWSRLMAEHPAAAAHARAEVDAVLGGRPPRPQDLPALPWLTATLKEAMRLYPPAAALMSRRTTADVQVQGWLVPRGTMVRITPWVLQRDPRSFAEPDAFRPERFLPDAPPPPRGAWMPFGTGPRVCIGQHFAMLEMSIIAAMLLQRCTLALPPGAGPAVPVFNVTLRPQGGLQLMLVRRSAAPA; encoded by the coding sequence ATGAACGCGCACCTTGACACGCCCCCTGATGACTGTGCCCCTGGCCGGCTTCGCCCTCATGTCCACCCCGGCGGCCTGCCACCGGGGCCGCCGACCCGCTGGTGGGGGCTGCCCTTGTTGCGCGCCATGCGCGCCGACTACCTCGGCTTCACCCGCCGCCTGCAGGAGCGCTACGGCGACACCGTCGCGATGCGGCTTGGCCATGAACGCACCCTCGACCTCTTCAGCCCCGAGGCGGTTCGCGAGCTGCTGGTGGACCACGCTGCCCACTTGGTCCGGTGGGAGCGTGGCATCGAGGTGTTCGAGCAGGTGTTCGGCCGCAGCGTGCTGGTGACCGAGGGCGCTGCCTGGCAGCGCCAGCGCCGCATGCTGCAGCCGGCCTTCACGCCGCGCAAGGTGGCTGCCCAGGCCGGCCTGATGGTCGCGGCCATCGCGCCCGCGCTGGAGCAGGCGCTGCCGGCGGGACCGACCGGCGGGCTGGTGGACATGGAGGCGCTGTTCCAGGGCCTGGCGATGGATGTGATCCTGCGCACGCTGTTCAGTCGCTCGGCCGCGGAGGACATCCGCGGGGCAGCCGAAGCCACCCAGGCCCTGTCGCGCGTGGCGATGCAGGAGATGTTCATGCCGATGACCTTGCCTGACTGGCTGCCCCTGCCCGGCAAGGCCGAGAAGCGCCGGGCCCTCAGGCGGCTGCGCGAGCTGGTGGGCCGCCATGTTCGCGATCGCCGGGCCGCGATCGCGGCGGGCCGGCCGGTGCCGCAGGACGACCTGCTGGCGCTGTTGCTGAACCTGCGTGACACGGAGGGGCCGCAGGCCACCGGTGGGTCTCTCAGCGATCAGGAGGTGTTCGACCAGTGCATGGTCAGCTTCCAGGCCGGCCACGAGACCACCGCCACCGCCTTGCTGTGGTGGAGCCGGCTGATGGCGGAGCATCCGGCGGCGGCGGCACATGCCCGGGCCGAGGTGGACGCGGTGCTGGGCGGCAGGCCGCCGCGGCCGCAGGACCTGCCCGCCTTGCCCTGGTTGACCGCCACGCTGAAGGAGGCGATGCGCCTGTATCCACCGGCCGCGGCCCTGATGTCGCGGCGCACCACGGCGGACGTGCAGGTGCAGGGCTGGCTTGTGCCCCGAGGCACCATGGTGCGCATCACGCCCTGGGTGCTCCAGCGCGACCCGCGCTCCTTCGCCGAGCCGGATGCCTTCCGGCCCGAGCGCTTCCTGCCTGATGCGCCGCCGCCGCCGCGCGGCGCCTGGATGCCGTTCGGCACCGGGCCGCGGGTGTGCATCGGGCAGCATTTCGCGATGCTGGAGATGAGCATCATCGCCGCCATGTTGCTGCAGCGCTGCACCCTGGCGCTGCCACCGGGCGCCGGGCCGGCGGTGCCGGTATTCAACGTCACCTTGCGGCCGCAGGGCGGCTTGCAGCTGATGTTGGTGCGACGCAGCGCCGCGCCGGCCTGA
- a CDS encoding polysaccharide deacetylase family protein: MAAALLRTAARLTYPGGSRSPLPILMYHRVVPRHDPLLPDVPDAARLADQFRALSQAFTVLPLEEAADRLQAGTLPPRAACITFDDGYRDNYDIALPLLKQFGLTATFFVATGFVDGGRMFNDTVIECVRRLQGRPLQLGSIGLGLRHADGTAARLRLADEIVQKIKYMGLTAREAFCAELQAQVGEPLPDDLMMTSSQVRDMARQGMTIGGHTRDHPILARLDRAEAAHEIAVNRDALASLLDEAPRCFAYPNGKPQLDYTGEHIDLVRQAGYRVAVSTAWGVATRETDRFQLPRFGPPDRHPAMFVARLMRMSCHSQPQLVPTPTAGAASSGRSAA; the protein is encoded by the coding sequence ATGGCCGCCGCCCTCCTGCGCACCGCGGCGCGCCTGACCTACCCCGGCGGCAGCCGCTCGCCGCTGCCCATCCTGATGTACCACCGCGTCGTGCCCCGCCACGACCCGCTGCTGCCGGACGTGCCCGATGCCGCCCGGCTGGCCGACCAGTTCAGGGCGCTGTCGCAGGCCTTCACGGTGCTGCCGCTCGAAGAAGCCGCCGATCGCCTGCAGGCCGGCACGCTGCCGCCACGGGCGGCCTGCATCACCTTCGACGACGGCTACCGCGACAACTACGACATCGCCTTGCCGCTGCTGAAGCAGTTCGGCCTGACCGCCACGTTTTTCGTTGCCACCGGCTTCGTCGACGGCGGCCGCATGTTCAACGACACCGTGATCGAATGCGTGCGCCGCCTGCAGGGCCGGCCACTGCAACTCGGCAGCATCGGCCTGGGCCTGCGCCATGCGGATGGCACGGCGGCCCGGCTGCGGCTGGCCGACGAGATCGTGCAGAAGATCAAATACATGGGCCTGACAGCCCGTGAGGCCTTTTGCGCCGAGCTGCAAGCCCAGGTCGGCGAGCCGCTGCCGGACGACCTGATGATGACCTCGTCGCAGGTGCGCGACATGGCACGCCAGGGCATGACCATCGGCGGCCACACCCGCGACCACCCCATCCTCGCCCGGCTCGACCGGGCCGAAGCGGCTCACGAGATCGCGGTGAACCGGGATGCGCTGGCCTCGCTGCTGGACGAGGCGCCGCGTTGCTTCGCCTATCCCAACGGCAAGCCACAGCTCGACTACACCGGCGAGCACATCGATCTTGTGCGGCAGGCCGGCTACCGGGTGGCGGTGTCCACCGCCTGGGGCGTGGCCACCCGCGAGACCGACCGCTTCCAGTTGCCGCGATTTGGTCCACCCGATCGTCATCCGGCGATGTTCGTCGCGCGTTTGATGCGCATGTCCTGTCATTCCCAGCCCCAGCTCGTGCCGACCCCGACCGCGGGTGCCGCCAGCAGCGGCCGCTCGGCGGCCTGA
- a CDS encoding GNAT family N-acetyltransferase has translation MPDGPRFEMRPETQADVAAIEAVTIAAFRDVGHSSHTEHHIIRALRASGELLHSWVAEERGQIIGHVALSPVTVSDGSAGWYGLGPVSVRPGYQGRGVGSRLVLCALSALRAQGAAGCVVLGEPRYYSRFGFRAEPALRLPGVPAEYFMAMALHGAMASGTVSYSPAFDARR, from the coding sequence ATGCCCGACGGCCCCCGCTTCGAGATGCGCCCGGAAACGCAGGCGGACGTGGCCGCCATCGAGGCCGTCACGATCGCCGCCTTCCGCGACGTCGGCCACTCGAGCCACACCGAGCACCACATCATCCGGGCCCTGCGCGCGTCTGGCGAGCTGCTCCACTCGTGGGTGGCCGAGGAGCGCGGGCAGATCATCGGCCATGTCGCACTGTCGCCCGTCACTGTCTCGGACGGCAGTGCCGGCTGGTACGGGCTGGGGCCGGTCTCGGTGCGGCCCGGCTACCAGGGCCGGGGCGTGGGCTCGCGACTGGTGCTGTGTGCCTTGTCCGCGCTTCGCGCCCAGGGCGCCGCGGGCTGCGTGGTGCTCGGTGAGCCTCGCTACTACTCGCGCTTCGGTTTCCGGGCCGAACCGGCGCTGCGCCTGCCCGGCGTGCCGGCCGAGTACTTCATGGCCATGGCCTTGCACGGCGCAATGGCCTCGGGCACCGTCAGCTACAGCCCGGCGTTCGACGCGCGACGCTGA
- a CDS encoding glycosyltransferase, whose amino-acid sequence MAVLGISLEPPFDPRSWSGSSKFFFDALRQRGVLQDALQVQLSRPHERLLQLAALSWPRERWRSRYNSSPARFTALSARAQAEIRRRPQTRAVLQIGARLRCAGPARGLPPVFGYHDGNAALRYRYYDQGLLSDRSRQDHLRWEGEVYGQMRGIFVMSAWLADSFMKDFNVPADKLHVVGAGINFPTLPVVPQQDFAEPHFLFVGREFKRKGGEHLLAAFAEVRRALPRARLSIVGPDAPGTPAPDGVQFAGFLSKSDPAQAQQLQQLFAQATAQVLPSVYEPFGISLLEGMAWGLPCIASDRCAMPEIVEHGHTGLIAAAEHPPSLAAAMIELGRQPDLARRMGQAGRQRVERQFTWDAVAGRIQGVLRDQYRVCP is encoded by the coding sequence ATGGCCGTCCTGGGCATCAGCCTCGAACCTCCCTTCGATCCCCGCAGCTGGTCGGGTTCGTCCAAGTTCTTCTTCGACGCCCTGCGCCAGCGCGGGGTGCTGCAGGATGCCCTGCAGGTCCAGCTGTCGCGCCCGCATGAACGCTTGCTGCAGCTGGCGGCGCTCAGCTGGCCCCGCGAGCGCTGGCGCAGCCGCTACAACTCCAGCCCGGCGCGATTCACCGCGCTGAGCGCGCGCGCCCAGGCCGAGATCCGCCGCCGGCCGCAGACCCGGGCGGTGCTGCAGATCGGCGCCCGCCTGCGTTGCGCCGGCCCGGCCCGCGGCCTGCCGCCGGTGTTCGGCTACCACGACGGCAATGCCGCGCTGCGCTACCGCTACTACGACCAGGGCTTGCTGAGCGACCGGTCGCGCCAGGACCACCTGCGCTGGGAAGGCGAGGTCTACGGCCAGATGCGCGGCATCTTCGTGATGAGCGCCTGGCTGGCCGACTCCTTCATGAAGGACTTCAACGTGCCGGCCGACAAGCTGCATGTGGTGGGCGCCGGCATCAACTTCCCGACGCTGCCGGTGGTGCCGCAGCAGGACTTCGCCGAGCCGCATTTCCTCTTTGTCGGCCGCGAGTTCAAGCGCAAGGGTGGTGAACACCTGCTGGCCGCCTTCGCGGAAGTGCGCCGCGCCCTGCCACGGGCGCGGCTCAGCATCGTGGGGCCCGACGCGCCGGGCACACCGGCGCCGGACGGCGTGCAGTTCGCCGGCTTCCTGTCCAAGTCCGATCCCGCTCAGGCGCAGCAACTGCAGCAGCTGTTCGCGCAAGCCACCGCGCAGGTCCTGCCCTCGGTCTATGAGCCTTTCGGCATCTCGCTGCTGGAGGGCATGGCCTGGGGCCTGCCCTGCATCGCCTCCGACCGCTGCGCCATGCCCGAAATCGTCGAGCACGGCCACACCGGCCTGATTGCAGCGGCCGAACATCCGCCGTCCCTCGCTGCGGCCATGATCGAGCTCGGCCGGCAACCGGACCTGGCCCGCCGCATGGGCCAGGCCGGGCGGCAACGGGTCGAACGGCAGTTCACCTGGGATGCGGTGGCCGGTCGCATCCAGGGCGTCTTGCGCGACCAGTACCGTGTCTGCCCCTGA
- a CDS encoding alpha/beta fold hydrolase → MSMEVRRFGGPRREMVGMLQRPDLPAEDGAALLLCKPFGQEAVRTNQMFQALANRLCREGCTVLRFDYHGSGDSPGEGADQTLEQWTGDTLLAWRELESCAAGAPLHLFGVGLGATLAARAALRASRPPGQVLLWEPVLEGRAYLSALLEAHRREVAREMQAPWARLRREGRVQEPTLPGSVIGFEMGAAMVREIESLDVQPMQALLARGLPLRCGVQPAQARALRAAGLPEPLLRPIEETIDWMSGDARGTAIVPREIQAFLLDGLPQRA, encoded by the coding sequence ATGAGCATGGAAGTCAGACGTTTTGGCGGGCCCCGGCGCGAGATGGTCGGCATGCTGCAGCGGCCCGACCTGCCCGCCGAGGACGGCGCCGCCCTGTTGCTGTGCAAGCCCTTCGGCCAGGAGGCCGTGCGCACCAACCAGATGTTCCAGGCCCTGGCCAACCGCCTCTGCCGCGAAGGCTGCACGGTGCTGCGCTTCGACTATCACGGCAGCGGCGACTCGCCAGGCGAAGGCGCCGATCAAACGCTGGAGCAGTGGACTGGCGACACCCTGCTGGCCTGGCGCGAACTCGAGTCCTGCGCCGCGGGCGCGCCGCTCCACCTGTTCGGCGTCGGGCTCGGCGCCACGCTGGCCGCCCGGGCCGCGCTGCGGGCCAGCAGGCCACCCGGGCAGGTGCTGCTCTGGGAGCCGGTGCTGGAGGGCCGGGCCTACCTGTCGGCCCTGCTGGAAGCCCACCGGCGGGAAGTCGCGCGCGAGATGCAGGCGCCCTGGGCGCGCCTGCGGCGTGAAGGCCGCGTGCAGGAACCGACCCTGCCCGGGTCGGTGATCGGGTTCGAGATGGGCGCTGCGATGGTGCGGGAGATCGAGTCGCTCGACGTCCAACCGATGCAGGCGCTGCTGGCCCGTGGCCTGCCGCTGCGCTGCGGCGTGCAGCCCGCGCAGGCCCGGGCGCTGCGCGCGGCGGGCCTGCCCGAACCGCTGCTGCGCCCCATCGAAGAAACCATCGACTGGATGTCGGGCGACGCACGTGGCACCGCCATCGTTCCCCGTGAGATCCAGGCCTTCCTGCTGGACGGCCTGCCGCAGCGAGCATGA